In Tenuifilum sp. 4138str, a single genomic region encodes these proteins:
- a CDS encoding endonuclease, whose protein sequence is MKRSLQHRAFCLFRLVFLVCLAGLPVLMLAQNQAASRHRVMFYNVENLFDPFDDSLTRDDEFTPTGQRYWTWNKMETKINGIYKVIMAVGELDPPVLVGLCEVENGFVLHKLVNDTPLSKFEYRVVHRESPDPRGIDVALLYRPDRFKIQEREFVPVIFPDDSARKTREILYVSGMLGGDTLHVFVNHWPSKYGGELESESGRFAAASTLKSKIDSIRVFYPQARILVMGDLNDEPESAPVVEGLGACERNDPNCPSGLINIAAILKSRGFGSYKYQGTWGIIDQIIVSQSLLSGKHGLYTTPQKAAVFESDHLLEPDKQYSGNRPFRTFIGFRYHGGFSDHLPVYIDLLENQP, encoded by the coding sequence ATGAAACGCAGCCTACAACACCGAGCTTTTTGCCTGTTTAGGCTTGTTTTTTTAGTCTGTTTGGCAGGCTTGCCCGTTTTAATGCTTGCTCAAAACCAGGCAGCATCAAGGCATAGGGTGATGTTCTATAATGTCGAGAATCTTTTTGACCCATTCGACGACTCGCTAACCCGCGACGATGAATTCACCCCCACTGGCCAGCGCTATTGGACATGGAACAAGATGGAGACAAAAATCAATGGTATTTACAAGGTGATAATGGCCGTTGGTGAACTCGATCCTCCTGTGCTGGTTGGCCTTTGCGAGGTTGAAAATGGTTTTGTGCTCCACAAGCTTGTAAACGACACCCCGCTCAGCAAGTTTGAGTACAGAGTGGTTCACCGTGAGTCGCCTGACCCTCGCGGAATCGACGTGGCCCTGCTTTATCGCCCCGATAGATTCAAGATTCAGGAGCGTGAGTTTGTCCCAGTTATTTTTCCTGATGATTCGGCTCGTAAAACGCGTGAGATTCTCTATGTAAGCGGTATGCTGGGAGGCGATACTCTACATGTTTTTGTAAACCATTGGCCATCCAAGTATGGTGGCGAGCTGGAATCGGAAAGTGGCAGGTTTGCCGCTGCAAGTACTCTCAAGAGCAAGATCGACTCAATAAGGGTTTTCTACCCTCAAGCCCGAATACTTGTAATGGGCGACCTGAACGATGAGCCAGAAAGCGCCCCGGTGGTTGAAGGCTTGGGAGCATGTGAACGGAACGACCCCAACTGCCCATCGGGCTTAATTAACATTGCTGCTATTCTCAAAAGCCGTGGTTTTGGAAGCTATAAGTATCAGGGTACATGGGGAATTATTGATCAAATTATTGTGTCGCAAAGCCTTTTAAGCGGAAAACATGGGTTATACACCACGCCGCAAAAGGCGGCGGTTTTTGAAAGCGATCATCTGCTTGAACCCGATAAGCAGTACAGTGGAAATAGGCCTTTCCGAACATTCATTGGGTTCCGATACCATGGCGGTTTTAGTGATCACCTCCCAGTTTATATCGACCTGCTCGAGAATCAGCCATAA
- a CDS encoding thiamine diphosphokinase, translated as MKAVILANGEFPSHPKPLNELLNAPLLVCCDGAIDRLENLAITPNALVGDLDSVKEHLKRKYESILYYDPDQNTNDLTKAVKWCLNHRIKNIVIVGATGKREDHTLGNIGLLCNYARMGVNVTMLTDTGMLLPLLASSRIDSYAGQQVSIFSPNNQTVIYTKNLKYPIVNQTLPELWMGTLNESLGDWFELTFSPGPVIIYKKY; from the coding sequence ATGAAAGCAGTTATACTGGCCAACGGAGAATTTCCCTCGCATCCAAAACCACTCAATGAGCTGCTAAATGCCCCATTGCTGGTATGCTGCGATGGCGCCATCGATAGGCTTGAAAATCTTGCCATAACACCCAACGCCTTGGTAGGCGACCTTGATTCCGTTAAGGAGCATCTCAAGCGCAAGTACGAAAGCATACTCTACTACGATCCCGACCAAAACACCAACGACCTTACAAAAGCCGTTAAATGGTGTTTGAACCATAGGATAAAAAACATTGTAATAGTTGGCGCAACCGGAAAGCGTGAGGATCACACGTTGGGAAATATCGGATTGCTATGTAACTACGCCCGAATGGGAGTTAATGTTACCATGCTTACCGATACTGGCATGCTACTACCCTTACTGGCATCTAGCAGAATTGACAGCTATGCAGGCCAACAGGTGTCAATCTTTTCGCCAAACAATCAAACTGTAATTTACACCAAGAACCTAAAATATCCGATTGTAAACCAAACTTTGCCGGAACTATGGATGGGAACGCTGAACGAGAGTTTAGGCGACTGGTTTGAGTTAACCTTTTCACCCGGCCCAGTAATAATTTACAAGAAATACTAA
- a CDS encoding TonB-dependent receptor, which produces MKKIAFVLCALLLAGFTMQANPTENLGFTIYGQITDTYGTPLVGATVKMENTFLGTYSGFNGYYRLTQVRQGSYTLVASYLGYETVQVEVKVNGDMELNLELKQSSQYLDAVVVSSTRASSRMPIAQTTLNRQELKQANTGGDTPYLLEMLPSVVVSSESGIGIGNTAFRIRGTDPTRINVTINGVPLNDAESQGVYWVDLPDFAASVDNVQVQRGVGTSTNGAAAFGATVNFQTTTLTPEPYAAVDLLGGSYNTWKTSARIATGLMKNGFSMEGRFSQLHSDGYIERANSDHRSMFVTAAWNGERSLIRTNIIHGEEHTGITWEGTPDYMMSTNRRYNPAGEYVDDQGVTRYYADQKDNYWQTHYHLMGTHSFTNNLTANITLHLTDGRGYYEEYKPDRKLSKYGLPNFSIRDTIIKRTDFIQQKWMDNIFYGGIATMLYRSGIFEYTFGGGWNRYDGDHFGKVLWSKMNIGLPNKYEWYRNNGEKTDWNIFSKAIWQVSDAISVFADIQYRGISYKLKGIDSDVIALNQEHSWNFLNPKVGATYSFSSGHEAYISYAIAHREPARSDLKDAQKGSTDFTPKPERLNDWEIGYRMRLQNISVDFNYYYMLYKDQLVLTGELTDVGYAVMANVPNSYRTGIEFTLSAKPASWFKIDGNTTLSKNIIKDYTNFANLTDNPTDWNDLQSPVAEPLGNTTISFSPSLVAFTRITILPVENFQFSWISKYVSRQYIDNTENRNRSLDPYWVNNFITEYSYKTKSNKSIFAQISVNNFFNIKYSANAWVYRTLFQSGDPEYVSIGYYPQAERHIMVRVGIEF; this is translated from the coding sequence ATGAAGAAAATTGCATTTGTGCTCTGTGCACTTCTGCTTGCAGGTTTTACCATGCAAGCAAATCCAACCGAGAATCTCGGATTTACCATTTACGGACAGATTACCGACACCTACGGTACTCCGTTGGTGGGTGCTACCGTTAAGATGGAAAACACCTTTTTGGGTACCTACAGCGGTTTCAATGGTTACTATCGGCTTACACAGGTGCGGCAAGGTAGTTACACCCTTGTTGCCTCGTACCTGGGGTACGAAACCGTTCAGGTTGAGGTTAAGGTTAATGGCGATATGGAGTTGAATCTTGAGCTAAAGCAATCGTCACAGTACCTCGATGCAGTTGTAGTATCGTCAACCCGCGCATCGAGCCGCATGCCCATTGCACAAACCACACTCAACCGCCAGGAGCTTAAGCAGGCCAACACCGGAGGCGACACGCCCTACCTGCTGGAAATGTTACCATCGGTGGTAGTATCATCGGAAAGCGGCATTGGAATTGGCAACACAGCCTTCCGCATTCGCGGAACCGATCCAACCCGCATTAATGTAACCATTAACGGGGTTCCGCTCAACGATGCTGAATCGCAGGGGGTTTACTGGGTGGATTTACCCGATTTTGCAGCATCGGTCGATAATGTACAGGTGCAGCGCGGGGTTGGAACATCAACCAACGGTGCCGCTGCCTTTGGCGCTACCGTAAACTTCCAAACCACAACCCTTACCCCTGAGCCTTACGCAGCCGTTGACCTACTTGGCGGGTCGTACAATACCTGGAAAACTTCGGCACGGATTGCTACCGGCCTGATGAAGAACGGGTTCAGCATGGAAGGGCGGTTCTCGCAGTTACACTCCGACGGGTATATCGAACGAGCCAACTCGGATCACAGGTCGATGTTTGTTACTGCAGCCTGGAATGGCGAGCGCAGCCTTATTCGCACAAATATTATTCATGGCGAGGAGCATACCGGAATTACATGGGAAGGCACACCCGACTACATGATGAGCACCAACCGCCGCTACAATCCCGCAGGCGAGTATGTTGATGATCAAGGGGTAACCCGCTACTACGCCGATCAGAAAGATAATTACTGGCAAACCCACTACCACCTTATGGGTACCCACTCATTCACAAACAACCTAACCGCAAATATCACCCTTCACCTAACCGATGGCAGAGGTTACTACGAGGAGTATAAACCCGATCGTAAGCTCTCAAAATACGGATTGCCAAACTTTTCAATTCGCGATACCATCATTAAACGTACCGACTTTATTCAGCAGAAATGGATGGACAACATCTTTTACGGGGGTATAGCCACAATGCTTTACCGCTCAGGGATATTTGAGTATACATTCGGCGGAGGCTGGAACCGTTACGATGGCGACCATTTTGGAAAAGTTCTTTGGAGTAAAATGAATATCGGCTTACCCAATAAATATGAGTGGTATAGGAACAATGGCGAAAAAACCGACTGGAATATATTCTCAAAGGCTATTTGGCAGGTATCCGATGCCATTTCGGTTTTTGCCGACATTCAGTACAGGGGTATTAGCTATAAGCTAAAGGGGATTGACTCCGATGTAATTGCATTGAACCAGGAACATAGCTGGAATTTCCTGAATCCCAAGGTAGGGGCAACCTATAGCTTTAGCTCAGGGCACGAGGCTTACATCTCGTATGCAATTGCTCACCGCGAGCCCGCCCGAAGCGACCTAAAGGATGCCCAAAAGGGCTCAACCGATTTTACTCCTAAACCCGAAAGGCTAAACGACTGGGAAATAGGCTACCGCATGCGCTTACAAAACATTTCGGTTGATTTCAACTACTACTACATGCTTTACAAGGATCAGCTTGTACTTACTGGCGAGCTCACCGATGTTGGTTATGCCGTAATGGCTAATGTACCCAATAGTTACCGTACCGGTATTGAGTTTACCCTTTCCGCTAAACCAGCAAGCTGGTTTAAAATTGACGGAAACACAACCCTGAGCAAGAACATCATCAAGGACTATACAAACTTTGCTAACCTTACCGATAATCCAACCGATTGGAACGACCTGCAATCGCCTGTAGCCGAACCTCTAGGCAACACAACTATATCGTTCTCGCCTTCGCTGGTAGCATTCACACGCATTACAATTTTACCTGTAGAGAATTTTCAGTTTTCGTGGATAAGCAAGTATGTTAGCAGGCAGTATATCGATAACACCGAGAACAGAAACCGCAGCCTTGATCCTTACTGGGTTAACAACTTTATTACAGAGTATAGCTACAAGACAAAATCGAATAAATCGATTTTTGCTCAGATTTCGGTGAACAACTTTTTCAATATCAAGTACTCCGCCAACGCCTGGGTTTACCGCACACTATTCCAGAGCGGCGATCCTGAGTATGTAAGCATTGGTTACTACCCCCAAGCCGAAAGACATATTATGGTTAGGGTTGGCATTGAGTTTTAA
- a CDS encoding YARHG domain-containing protein produces the protein MKLITLILFIGIMTASFGQSKPDQKLLSKDYLWGKSPSELRIMRNEIFARYGYIFKSEDLRDYFTSKKWYKPTSDNVNGLLTEIDKKNIELIAEFEKNEANEFTSVVYDSAIAKSMKVIHSNSSPTFIRQIEVTYPSYNWKKTVERISYGADKEPTIITIEYVNDSPYNSSQLPYWEMTKYVDDIKIEYNYLHVIDYGTVDDYNEFYPFFSDEPILCFDGNNCFRFKIPNSKIPDFWIGYSYSKGKNEKIGAKIYLSDINGIINELSIISKSGKTGYLEDDHFKIITKSPRDKIDNSRWNTYELWSSEKATNRTEINDFKIEIDGVFKIEIPIINGYLFGKSDRIQTMTVE, from the coding sequence ATGAAACTAATAACATTAATTCTTTTTATTGGAATAATGACAGCTTCTTTTGGACAATCTAAACCTGACCAAAAATTGCTTAGTAAAGATTATCTATGGGGAAAATCACCCTCTGAATTAAGAATAATGAGGAATGAGATATTTGCTCGATATGGATATATTTTTAAATCAGAAGATTTAAGAGACTATTTTACATCAAAGAAATGGTATAAGCCGACATCAGATAATGTTAATGGATTATTAACTGAAATAGACAAAAAAAACATTGAACTAATTGCAGAATTTGAAAAAAATGAAGCAAATGAATTTACAAGTGTCGTATATGATAGTGCGATTGCAAAATCTATGAAGGTTATTCATTCTAATTCATCACCTACATTTATAAGACAGATTGAAGTTACTTATCCAAGTTATAATTGGAAAAAAACAGTAGAACGTATTTCATATGGGGCTGATAAAGAGCCAACTATAATCACTATTGAATATGTAAATGATTCTCCATATAATTCTAGTCAACTACCATATTGGGAAATGACAAAATATGTAGATGATATAAAAATAGAATATAATTATTTACATGTTATTGATTACGGCACTGTTGACGACTACAATGAATTTTATCCATTCTTTAGCGACGAACCGATATTATGCTTCGATGGAAACAATTGCTTTAGATTTAAAATACCAAATTCTAAGATTCCCGACTTTTGGATAGGTTATTCATATTCAAAAGGAAAGAATGAAAAAATAGGAGCAAAAATCTATTTGTCTGATATAAATGGAATAATTAATGAACTTTCGATTATTTCTAAATCAGGTAAAACTGGGTATTTAGAAGATGATCATTTTAAAATTATAACAAAAAGCCCAAGGGATAAAATTGATAATTCTAGATGGAATACCTATGAACTTTGGTCTAGCGAGAAGGCAACTAACCGAACAGAAATAAATGATTTTAAAATAGAAATAGATGGTGTATTCAAAATTGAAATACCAATAATTAATGGATACTTATTTGGAAAATCAGATAGAATTCAAACAATGACAGTTGAATAA
- a CDS encoding 3-oxoacyl-ACP synthase III family protein, producing MKHLNSVITGTGSYVPTVRVSNREFARHTFYNKDETAIETLVDEVISKFKDITGIEERRWVTDDLCASHIGAIAAEQAIAAAGIDRETIDQIIVAHNFGDVMHGTIQTDILPSLASRIKHHLGIKNPACIPYDILFGCPGWVQGVIQADSYIKSGLAKRCLVIGAETLSRVIDKHDRDCMIFADGAGATIVEALEEDEKRGVISTAMMSHTVNEAFYLYLGKSYHPEADPTIRYIKMEGRKIYEYSLVNVPVAMKVAMDKSGIDPKELKKVIIHQANEKMDEAIVQRFIRQCKIDKTTTELMPMMIKELGNSSVATVPTLYDLILRGELPEHRIGKGDVIMFASVGAGMNINAIVYKQ from the coding sequence ATGAAACACTTAAATTCCGTAATCACCGGAACGGGTAGTTATGTGCCAACCGTTCGGGTTAGTAACCGTGAGTTCGCCCGCCATACATTTTACAACAAGGACGAAACCGCCATTGAAACGCTGGTGGACGAGGTAATTTCAAAGTTCAAAGACATTACCGGCATTGAGGAGCGACGCTGGGTAACCGACGATTTATGTGCATCGCACATAGGCGCCATAGCAGCTGAGCAGGCAATTGCCGCAGCCGGAATCGACCGTGAAACCATTGACCAAATTATTGTGGCCCACAACTTTGGCGATGTAATGCATGGAACCATTCAAACCGACATACTGCCAAGCTTGGCGTCCAGAATAAAGCACCATTTGGGTATTAAAAACCCAGCGTGTATCCCATACGATATACTTTTCGGCTGCCCGGGATGGGTGCAGGGCGTTATTCAGGCCGATTCCTACATTAAATCGGGGCTGGCCAAACGCTGCCTGGTAATTGGAGCCGAAACCCTATCGAGGGTGATTGACAAGCACGACCGCGATTGTATGATATTTGCCGATGGAGCTGGCGCCACCATTGTTGAAGCACTGGAGGAGGATGAAAAAAGAGGCGTTATATCAACAGCAATGATGTCGCATACGGTTAATGAGGCATTTTACCTTTACCTGGGCAAATCGTACCACCCAGAGGCCGACCCTACTATACGCTATATCAAAATGGAAGGCCGAAAAATATACGAGTACTCGCTTGTTAACGTACCAGTAGCCATGAAAGTGGCTATGGATAAATCGGGGATTGATCCCAAGGAACTTAAAAAGGTAATTATCCACCAGGCAAACGAAAAAATGGACGAAGCCATTGTTCAACGTTTTATCCGCCAGTGCAAGATTGACAAAACCACAACCGAGCTCATGCCTATGATGATAAAGGAATTGGGCAACAGCTCAGTGGCCACGGTTCCCACCCTTTACGACCTAATCCTGCGAGGGGAACTACCCGAACATAGAATAGGGAAAGGTGATGTCATAATGTTTGCATCGGTTGGCGCAGGAATGAATATTAACGCAATAGTTTACAAACAGTAA
- a CDS encoding MltR family transcriptional regulator, producing the protein MINKEERLELYYSLIKGLDELSEVDKRLIKNSLRIRIELSDESDRGCVLLGSSYIENQLKILLEKILIGTKKHKKDLFSGYGPLSTFSSKIKLSYSLGIISENLYKELEIIKSIRNLFAHYPDKISFDNVEIIKLCNKLKLSYKIKKEESAKRLFLSSTSQVLGLLDIEYIKAKQFNEKKDELDNHFLEDKILEIKSFF; encoded by the coding sequence ATGATTAACAAAGAAGAAAGATTAGAACTATATTATAGTCTAATAAAAGGGTTAGATGAATTATCTGAAGTTGACAAAAGGTTAATAAAAAATTCTTTAAGAATCCGAATTGAATTGTCTGATGAATCTGACAGGGGTTGCGTGTTGCTTGGCTCTTCTTATATAGAAAATCAACTAAAGATTTTATTAGAAAAGATTTTAATAGGTACAAAAAAACATAAAAAGGATTTGTTTTCAGGTTATGGGCCACTTTCAACATTTTCAAGTAAAATAAAACTGTCATATTCTTTAGGAATAATATCCGAGAACCTTTATAAAGAACTCGAAATCATAAAATCAATACGCAATTTATTCGCTCACTATCCTGACAAGATTTCGTTTGACAACGTCGAGATAATAAAACTTTGTAATAAACTTAAACTTAGTTATAAAATTAAAAAAGAGGAAAGTGCTAAACGATTATTTCTGAGTTCAACTTCACAAGTTCTTGGACTTCTTGATATAGAATATATAAAAGCAAAACAGTTTAATGAGAAAAAAGACGAACTTGATAATCATTTTTTAGAAGATAAAATATTAGAAATTAAAAGTTTTTTTTAA
- the pnuC gene encoding nicotinamide riboside transporter PnuC, protein MNWLQNNYIELIGAITGLIYLYLEIKQRVWLWPLGIITSAFYIYIFYESKFYADMGLQFYYLFISIYGWYHWLFGGAVKAKNSLPVTNTPKSNYLPLLAASVAFFVIIRYILVHYTDSPVPTGDAFTTALSIIATWMLARKYIEHWWLWVVVNSVSLALYLYKGLYPTSVLFVFYTTMSVVGYYQWKQEKSKTIAQP, encoded by the coding sequence ATGAACTGGCTACAAAACAACTACATAGAGCTAATTGGTGCAATCACCGGTCTCATATACCTATACCTGGAGATTAAGCAAAGGGTATGGCTCTGGCCGCTGGGCATAATAACCTCGGCATTCTACATCTACATTTTTTACGAGTCGAAGTTTTATGCCGATATGGGCCTGCAGTTCTACTACCTTTTCATAAGTATTTACGGCTGGTACCACTGGTTGTTTGGCGGAGCCGTAAAGGCTAAAAACTCATTACCTGTTACAAACACTCCAAAAAGCAACTACTTACCTTTACTTGCGGCAAGTGTTGCTTTCTTTGTAATAATCCGGTACATACTAGTTCACTACACCGACTCACCAGTTCCCACAGGCGACGCGTTTACCACAGCGCTTAGCATTATTGCAACCTGGATGCTTGCCCGGAAATACATTGAGCATTGGTGGTTATGGGTTGTAGTCAATTCCGTATCGCTAGCGCTATACCTTTACAAGGGACTCTACCCAACATCGGTGCTGTTTGTTTTTTACACCACCATGTCAGTTGTAGGGTATTACCAGTGGAAACAGGAGAAATCCAAAACCATTGCTCAACCATAA
- a CDS encoding amidohydrolase — protein sequence MACTKRQKADLIVTNATVYTVDSVFTVAQSFAVSNGKIVAVGTNNETLSAYSADNILDLTGKFVYPGFIDAHCHFLGYGLNLPKAWLAGAKSWNEVVNRLVEHQNKYPTEWVEGRGWNQNEWEIKEFPTNELLNKAFPNKPVFIVRIDGHAAIANRKALELAGITASTKISGGEIVVKNGTPTGVLIDNAMELIRMHIPTPSKEQKAQALLNAQQNCFAVGLTGVHDAGLHADEVELIDSLQQAGNLKMRINAMLNPTHDNFEKYISKGIYSTERLTVRSIKIYADGALGSRGALLLKPYTDNPKTRGIQVEPTEKLDSVCSLAYKHGYQVCTHCIGDAAVRLMLDIYSKYLPKGNDLRWRIEHSQVVDPADLPRYGEYDVIPSVQTTHATSDMFWAVNRLGDRVKNAYAYQNLLAQNGWLPNGSDFPIEDINPLYGFYAAVARKNLNGEPQEGFQMENSLTREQALRAMTIWAAKACFEEDVKGSIEVGKFADFVVLDQDLINSEISNVPKAQVLQTFISGKNVFTKNQ from the coding sequence ATGGCATGCACTAAACGGCAAAAAGCCGATTTAATTGTTACCAATGCAACGGTTTACACGGTTGACTCTGTATTCACAGTAGCTCAAAGCTTTGCTGTTAGCAATGGCAAAATAGTAGCCGTGGGAACAAACAATGAGACACTCTCAGCTTACTCTGCCGACAACATATTGGATCTAACTGGTAAATTTGTATACCCCGGATTTATTGATGCCCACTGCCACTTTTTAGGTTACGGGCTAAACCTACCCAAGGCATGGCTTGCGGGGGCAAAATCGTGGAACGAGGTGGTTAACCGGCTGGTTGAGCACCAAAACAAATACCCAACGGAATGGGTTGAAGGCAGGGGATGGAACCAGAACGAATGGGAAATCAAAGAGTTTCCAACCAACGAGTTACTCAATAAAGCTTTTCCAAACAAACCAGTTTTTATAGTTAGGATTGATGGCCATGCCGCCATTGCAAATAGGAAAGCGCTTGAATTAGCTGGCATAACTGCCAGTACTAAAATATCGGGTGGCGAAATAGTAGTTAAAAATGGCACACCCACAGGGGTTCTCATTGATAATGCCATGGAACTGATACGCATGCATATACCCACACCAAGTAAGGAACAAAAAGCGCAAGCTCTGCTAAATGCTCAGCAAAACTGTTTTGCCGTTGGGCTAACCGGCGTTCACGATGCCGGCCTCCATGCCGATGAGGTTGAACTTATCGACTCGTTGCAACAAGCAGGAAACCTTAAAATGCGCATTAATGCCATGCTTAACCCTACCCATGACAATTTTGAAAAGTACATCAGCAAGGGTATATATAGCACAGAGCGATTGACGGTTAGGTCGATAAAAATTTATGCCGATGGCGCATTGGGTTCACGTGGCGCACTGCTACTCAAGCCCTACACCGACAATCCTAAAACCCGCGGTATTCAGGTGGAACCAACTGAAAAACTTGATTCGGTTTGCAGCTTGGCATACAAGCATGGCTACCAGGTATGCACGCATTGCATTGGCGATGCAGCCGTTAGGTTGATGCTTGATATTTACAGCAAGTACCTACCCAAAGGCAATGACCTAAGGTGGCGCATTGAGCACTCACAGGTGGTTGATCCAGCCGATTTGCCGCGTTACGGTGAGTATGATGTAATCCCATCGGTTCAAACCACCCATGCCACATCGGACATGTTTTGGGCTGTTAACCGTCTGGGCGATAGGGTTAAGAATGCCTACGCCTACCAAAACCTTTTGGCGCAAAACGGATGGCTGCCCAACGGCAGCGATTTCCCGATTGAGGACATCAACCCGCTATATGGTTTTTACGCTGCCGTAGCGCGCAAAAACCTGAATGGTGAACCCCAGGAGGGATTTCAGATGGAAAATTCACTTACCCGCGAACAAGCCCTCCGAGCCATGACTATTTGGGCTGCTAAGGCATGCTTTGAGGAAGATGTAAAGGGAAGTATTGAGGTTGGAAAGTTTGCTGATTTTGTGGTACTTGACCAGGATCTAATTAATTCCGAAATTAGTAATGTCCCTAAGGCTCAAGTTTTGCAGACCTTTATTAGCGGCAAGAATGTATTTACTAAAAACCAATGA
- a CDS encoding GNAT family N-acetyltransferase, with protein MMIEIVKANKSNLLEVLYIIRECSRQLIEKGVKYWNNSLADSFEISTDIESGYIYLIKYNYVPVGTITLRFLSENESLQLERLAIFPAFQKKGLGQKLIEFAKETARKKGVKKILGSIPVDDADLIHLLEQNNFVKKGESIPVEISPIAVELELLQ; from the coding sequence ATGATGATAGAAATAGTAAAAGCAAACAAAAGCAACCTGCTTGAGGTACTTTACATCATAAGGGAGTGTTCCAGGCAACTGATAGAGAAGGGAGTTAAGTACTGGAACAACAGCCTGGCCGACAGCTTTGAAATATCCACCGATATTGAATCGGGCTACATCTACCTTATCAAATACAACTATGTACCAGTAGGTACTATTACCTTGAGGTTTTTATCTGAAAATGAGAGTTTACAGCTTGAAAGGCTTGCTATATTCCCGGCATTCCAAAAGAAAGGGCTAGGTCAAAAACTCATCGAATTTGCAAAGGAAACTGCCAGGAAAAAAGGAGTAAAAAAGATACTTGGCTCAATTCCAGTTGACGATGCCGACCTAATACACCTTCTGGAACAGAATAATTTTGTAAAAAAAGGCGAAAGTATCCCAGTTGAAATAAGTCCAATTGCAGTTGAACTTGAACTATTACAATAG
- a CDS encoding PorP/SprF family type IX secretion system membrane protein, with amino-acid sequence MKRVFFGLILILSAGAIGVHAQDTHFTQFYSNPLYLGPSFAGGVPGQRAVANYRNQWMGVPKGFHTYGVSWDYNMSVFHSGFGLIAQRDQAGAGNYGNTRMGTLYSYDFTPTPDIHLRPGLGFYIQQISINFFDLTFGDQLALDPAPPTSLIYPGKSVVWDIDVSSSLMMYSYNTWVGFTWDHMLKPVNSFYNDEARTPFKFSLYGGYRYITKGFLMSKIEQSITGAFNFRVQGEYKQLDLGLYFMNEPLSFGFWWRGMPKGKVNKRIDALAFMVGYKFDNLSVGYSYDFTISRLGIGSGGSHEISLAMTFKTVVRKRWKALPCPTF; translated from the coding sequence ATGAAAAGAGTTTTTTTTGGTTTGATTTTGATTTTGAGTGCTGGTGCTATCGGAGTGCATGCACAGGATACGCATTTTACCCAGTTCTATTCCAATCCATTGTATCTAGGCCCTTCGTTTGCTGGAGGTGTACCCGGACAAAGAGCGGTTGCTAACTACCGCAACCAATGGATGGGCGTGCCAAAGGGGTTTCATACCTATGGCGTTTCATGGGATTACAATATGAGTGTTTTTCATAGCGGCTTCGGGCTTATTGCACAACGCGATCAGGCTGGTGCTGGTAATTACGGCAATACCCGAATGGGTACGCTATACTCATACGATTTTACCCCAACTCCCGATATTCACCTGCGACCCGGTTTAGGCTTTTACATCCAGCAGATTTCGATAAACTTCTTCGACCTAACTTTTGGCGATCAGCTAGCCCTTGATCCTGCTCCGCCTACATCGCTGATATATCCAGGTAAATCAGTTGTTTGGGATATCGATGTTTCATCATCGCTCATGATGTATTCCTATAACACCTGGGTGGGTTTTACCTGGGATCATATGCTTAAGCCGGTAAACTCATTTTACAACGATGAGGCTCGAACTCCTTTCAAGTTCTCCCTCTACGGCGGTTACAGGTATATTACCAAGGGGTTTTTGATGAGTAAAATAGAGCAAAGTATAACCGGAGCATTTAACTTTAGGGTGCAAGGCGAGTATAAGCAGCTCGATTTGGGGCTATACTTCATGAATGAGCCGTTGAGTTTTGGGTTTTGGTGGAGAGGGATGCCCAAGGGTAAAGTGAATAAACGTATCGATGCCCTGGCCTTTATGGTTGGATACAAGTTTGATAATCTGAGCGTAGGTTACAGCTATGACTTTACCATATCGAGGTTAGGGATAGGTTCTGGCGGGTCGCATGAGATATCGTTGGCCATGACCTTTAAAACAGTTGTCCGTAAGCGATGGAAGGCACTACCATGCCCAACATTCTAG